In Blautia wexlerae DSM 19850, a single window of DNA contains:
- a CDS encoding MFS transporter, with protein sequence MEEKKYLKWYNKIGYGSGDIAGNVVYAFLTSFMMVYLTDSVGLAAGVVGTLIAVSKLFDGFTDIFFGSMIDKTHSKMGKAKPWMLYGYIGCAITLVCCFAIPVSFGTTAKYAWFFISYTLLNGVFYTANNIAYSALTSLITKNSKERVQMGSYRFIFAFSTSLLIQAITVGFVDKCGGDAAAWRTVAIIYAIIGLVINTISALSVKELPEEELNEGEVKDDNEKYGMVQAFKLLVKNKYYMMICGTYILQQLYGAMIGAGIYYMTWVLKNKNLFGQFAWAVNIPLIIALIFTPTLVGKWKGMYKLNLRGYVLAVIGRALVVIAGYMGSVPLMMAFTALAALGQGPWQGDMNAVIASCSEYTYLTQGKRIDGTMYSCTSLGVKIGGGIGTAVVGWMLEFSGYVGTNVTQPQSALDMMQFMYLWLPLIFDVLIMFVLSRMNVEDANKKLKAEKEIAADEVTDASDIN encoded by the coding sequence ATGGAAGAAAAAAAGTATTTGAAATGGTATAACAAAATTGGATATGGATCAGGTGATATTGCAGGTAATGTAGTCTATGCCTTCCTGACATCTTTCATGATGGTCTATCTGACGGACTCAGTAGGACTTGCTGCAGGTGTCGTAGGTACCCTGATTGCCGTATCAAAACTATTTGATGGTTTTACGGATATATTTTTTGGATCAATGATTGACAAAACACACAGTAAAATGGGAAAAGCGAAGCCATGGATGCTATACGGATACATTGGTTGTGCCATTACGCTGGTCTGCTGCTTTGCAATACCAGTCAGCTTTGGAACAACGGCTAAATACGCATGGTTCTTTATCTCTTATACACTGTTAAATGGTGTGTTTTATACAGCAAACAATATTGCTTACTCAGCACTTACGTCACTGATTACAAAGAACAGCAAAGAGCGTGTGCAGATGGGATCTTACCGTTTTATTTTTGCATTTTCAACAAGTCTTCTGATTCAGGCGATTACAGTTGGATTTGTAGATAAATGTGGTGGAGATGCTGCGGCATGGAGAACGGTTGCTATTATCTATGCAATCATTGGTCTTGTCATAAATACGATTTCAGCACTTTCTGTTAAGGAACTTCCTGAGGAAGAACTTAACGAAGGAGAAGTAAAGGATGATAATGAAAAGTACGGAATGGTACAGGCATTCAAGCTTCTTGTTAAAAACAAATATTACATGATGATTTGTGGAACATATATTTTACAGCAGTTATATGGTGCCATGATTGGAGCTGGCATTTATTACATGACATGGGTACTGAAAAATAAGAATTTGTTTGGACAATTTGCATGGGCAGTTAATATTCCACTGATCATTGCCTTAATTTTTACACCAACCTTAGTTGGTAAGTGGAAAGGTATGTACAAACTGAACTTAAGAGGTTATGTTTTAGCAGTCATTGGTAGAGCACTTGTTGTTATTGCCGGATATATGGGCAGTGTTCCGCTGATGATGGCGTTTACAGCTCTTGCAGCCTTAGGTCAGGGACCATGGCAGGGAGATATGAATGCAGTTATCGCATCCTGCTCTGAATACACTTATCTTACACAGGGAAAGAGAATTGACGGAACGATGTACTCTTGTACTTCTCTTGGCGTAAAAATCGGTGGAGGTATTGGAACTGCTGTTGTTGGATGGATGCTTGAGTTCAGTGGATATGTCGGAACAAATGTAACTCAGCCGCAGTCTGCACTTGATATGATGCAGTTTATGTATCTTTGGCTTCCGTTAATCTTTGATGTATTGATTATGTTTGTACTTTCAAGAATGAATGTAGAAGATGCAAATAAAAAACTGAAAGCAGAAAAAGAAATTGCTGCAGATGAAGTAACAGATGCATCGGACATAAATTAG
- a CDS encoding glycoside hydrolase family 2 TIM barrel-domain containing protein, with product MIVPRYYEDLSVLHENTMPARAYFIPASKRMDNLVEHREESDRMQLLNGTWKFQYFNSIYDVQEPFFEKDYDTENFDEIQVPSVWQMAGYDTHQYTNIRYPFPFDPPYVPQDIPCGTYVHTFVYHKDENAPKAFLNFEGVDSCFYVWINGSYVGYSQVSHMTSEFDITDLLRDGENSIEVLVMKWCDGSYLEDQDKFRMSGIFRDVYILKRPKQAISDYHIKTRIEDMLAKVEIEMKFYSPLNVKISIEDRNGAVVALGSIAEEGTAVLEIASPELWNTENPYLYKLILETENEVIVDHIALRKIEIKDQVIYLNGQKIKFRGVNRHDSDPVTGFTISLEQLTTDLTLMKQHNFNAIRSSHYPNAPFFYEMCDKYGFMVIDEADIEAHGPFMIYRKEDTDYNRFKRWNEMIADDPAWEEAIVDRVKLMVERDKNRFCIVMWSMGNESAYGCNFEKALEWTKNFDPDRITQYESARYRNYDETYDYSNLDVYSRMYPALSEIQEYLDKDGSKPFLLVEYCHSMGNGPGDFEDYFQMIQDNDKMCGGFVWEWCDHAIAHGTAENGKTIYAYGGDHGEEIHDGNFCMDGLVYPDRTVHTGLLEYKNVYRPARVISYDKESGELVLHNYMDFDDLKDYVKISYELTQDGLVISKGKLPEVSAAPHSEGKINLKINVPESGKCYLKFIYHLKKELPLLDEDHILGFDEIEVSQKDAKCQLAEKWFEKTVTDSELQVSEDDTQIHIKGREFAYTIDRRTALFTEMKFAGREYLNHPMELNIWRAPTDNDMYIKSEWKKAHYDKAYTRAYTTEVVQGKHGVKITSHASVVAETVQKILDVTITWKIEAAGKIDADIAVTKDDEFPDLPRFGVRMFLDKKLSAARYFGMGPQESYCDKHQAASHGLYHANVDDLHEDYIRPQENGSHYDCEYVELNNSRYGIVVSAENAFSFNASYYTQEELEKKTHNYELTESDSVVFCVDYALNGIGSNSCGPVVLDQYRFDDVLFRFQFTLIPYVKG from the coding sequence ATGATTGTACCACGTTATTATGAGGATTTAAGCGTACTGCATGAAAATACAATGCCAGCCAGAGCCTATTTTATTCCAGCATCCAAAAGAATGGATAACCTGGTGGAGCACAGGGAAGAGTCAGACCGAATGCAGTTATTGAACGGAACTTGGAAGTTCCAGTATTTTAACAGTATCTATGATGTTCAGGAACCCTTCTTTGAGAAAGATTATGATACAGAAAATTTTGATGAGATTCAGGTTCCGAGTGTATGGCAGATGGCAGGATATGATACACATCAGTATACAAACATCAGGTATCCGTTCCCATTTGATCCACCGTATGTACCACAGGATATTCCATGTGGAACATATGTACATACCTTTGTTTATCACAAAGATGAAAATGCACCAAAAGCTTTCTTGAATTTTGAAGGAGTAGACAGTTGCTTTTATGTATGGATCAATGGCTCTTATGTAGGGTATAGCCAGGTTTCTCATATGACCAGTGAGTTTGATATCACCGACCTCCTTCGGGACGGAGAGAACAGCATAGAGGTTCTGGTCATGAAGTGGTGTGATGGTTCCTATTTGGAAGATCAGGACAAATTCCGTATGAGTGGTATTTTCCGGGATGTGTACATTTTGAAACGCCCAAAACAGGCAATCAGTGATTATCATATTAAAACAAGAATTGAGGATATGCTTGCGAAAGTAGAAATTGAAATGAAATTCTACTCTCCCTTAAATGTAAAAATTTCGATTGAAGATAGAAACGGAGCAGTTGTAGCACTAGGAAGTATTGCTGAAGAAGGAACAGCTGTATTAGAAATTGCAAGTCCGGAACTTTGGAATACAGAAAATCCATATCTATATAAACTGATTCTTGAAACAGAGAATGAAGTAATTGTAGATCACATTGCATTAAGAAAGATAGAGATTAAAGACCAGGTCATTTACCTAAATGGACAGAAGATTAAATTCCGTGGTGTCAATCGACATGATTCCGATCCGGTTACTGGATTTACAATCAGTCTGGAACAGCTCACAACCGATCTTACGTTAATGAAGCAGCATAATTTTAATGCGATCCGTTCCAGCCACTATCCGAACGCACCATTTTTCTATGAAATGTGTGACAAGTATGGATTCATGGTGATAGATGAAGCAGATATTGAAGCTCATGGTCCATTTATGATCTACAGAAAAGAAGACACCGATTACAATCGGTTCAAACGATGGAATGAGATGATTGCAGATGATCCGGCATGGGAAGAGGCAATCGTTGATCGCGTAAAACTCATGGTGGAACGTGACAAAAACCGTTTCTGTATTGTTATGTGGTCAATGGGAAATGAGAGTGCTTATGGCTGCAACTTTGAAAAAGCATTGGAATGGACAAAGAATTTTGATCCAGACCGCATCACACAATATGAGAGTGCAAGATACCGCAATTATGATGAAACATATGATTACAGCAATCTGGATGTGTACAGCCGGATGTATCCGGCGCTTTCCGAAATTCAGGAATATCTGGATAAAGATGGAAGCAAACCCTTCCTTTTGGTAGAGTACTGTCACAGTATGGGAAACGGACCTGGAGATTTTGAAGATTACTTCCAGATGATTCAGGATAATGATAAAATGTGCGGCGGCTTTGTCTGGGAATGGTGTGACCATGCGATTGCTCATGGAACTGCTGAGAATGGAAAGACTATATATGCTTATGGGGGCGACCATGGCGAAGAAATTCATGATGGCAACTTCTGTATGGATGGATTAGTATATCCGGACAGAACGGTACATACAGGACTTTTGGAATACAAGAATGTTTATCGCCCGGCAAGGGTTATTTCCTATGACAAAGAAAGCGGAGAACTGGTGCTTCATAACTACATGGATTTTGATGACTTGAAAGATTATGTGAAGATCAGTTATGAACTGACGCAGGACGGGCTTGTAATCAGCAAAGGTAAACTTCCAGAAGTTTCAGCAGCACCACACAGTGAAGGAAAAATAAACCTTAAAATCAATGTGCCAGAGAGTGGAAAATGTTATTTAAAATTTATTTACCATCTGAAAAAGGAATTGCCATTGTTGGATGAAGACCATATTCTTGGATTTGATGAGATCGAAGTAAGCCAGAAGGATGCCAAATGCCAGTTAGCAGAAAAATGGTTTGAAAAAACAGTGACGGATTCTGAATTACAGGTGAGTGAAGATGATACACAGATTCATATCAAAGGCCGTGAATTCGCATATACAATCGACCGACGGACTGCACTTTTTACAGAGATGAAATTTGCAGGTCGGGAATATCTGAACCACCCGATGGAATTAAATATCTGGAGGGCACCAACAGATAATGATATGTACATCAAGTCTGAATGGAAGAAAGCCCATTATGATAAAGCTTATACAAGAGCTTACACGACAGAGGTCGTGCAGGGAAAGCATGGTGTGAAAATTACAAGCCATGCATCCGTTGTGGCAGAGACAGTACAGAAGATTCTTGATGTGACGATCACATGGAAAATAGAAGCTGCTGGAAAGATTGATGCAGATATTGCAGTAACAAAAGATGATGAATTTCCGGACCTGCCAAGATTTGGTGTGAGGATGTTCCTGGATAAAAAACTTTCAGCTGCACGATACTTTGGAATGGGACCACAGGAAAGCTATTGTGACAAACATCAGGCTGCGAGCCACGGTTTGTATCATGCAAATGTAGATGATTTGCATGAGGATTATATTCGCCCACAGGAAAATGGAAGCCATTATGATTGTGAATATGTAGAGCTTAACAACAGCCGATATGGAATTGTGGTATCTGCGGAAAATGCCTTCTCATTCAATGCTTCTTATTATACACAGGAAGAACTTGAGAAGAAAACGCATAATTATGAACTGACAGAATCAGATAGTGTAGTATTTTGCGTTGACTACGCATTAAATGGCATTGGTTCTAATAGTTGTGGTCCAGTTGTATTGGATCAGTACCGATTTGATGATGTATTATTCCGGTTCCAGTTTACGCTGATACCGTATGTAAAGGGATAA
- a CDS encoding AraC family transcriptional regulator: MYMNTGYLNHSHMDFKDKSRPLVVGSCGTYRLSSHPKLPTYRPRGRLDYQIIYITAGCGHFHFDNVDNETIVPAGNIVLYRPKELQKYEYYGKDKTEVYWIHFTGNNVKNILRQYGFPDKERVFQVGTSMEYEQIFKRIIIELQRCQDNYEDMLVLLLRHLLIIFHRELTREHISKNEYLDHEMDNAVTFFSENYNQNISIDDYAASRGMSVSWFIRNFKKYTGSTPMQFIVGIRINNAQMLLETTTYSINEISKIVGYDNQLYFSRLFHKLKGYSPREYRKIRNKL; this comes from the coding sequence ATGTATATGAATACCGGTTATTTAAACCACTCCCATATGGATTTCAAAGACAAAAGTCGCCCACTGGTTGTAGGAAGTTGCGGTACTTACCGCCTTTCCAGCCATCCAAAGTTACCAACCTACCGTCCAAGGGGACGCCTGGATTATCAGATTATCTATATCACTGCTGGTTGTGGGCATTTTCATTTTGACAATGTGGATAACGAAACGATTGTCCCCGCCGGTAATATTGTACTGTACAGACCGAAGGAACTTCAGAAATATGAATATTATGGAAAAGATAAGACAGAAGTATACTGGATTCATTTTACAGGCAACAATGTAAAAAATATCCTACGGCAATATGGATTCCCGGATAAAGAGCGTGTATTTCAGGTCGGAACCTCTATGGAATACGAACAGATTTTCAAGCGTATTATCATCGAGCTTCAGCGTTGCCAAGATAATTATGAGGACATGCTTGTCCTTCTGCTCCGTCATCTTCTTATCATCTTTCATCGGGAACTGACCAGGGAACATATCTCGAAAAATGAATACCTGGATCACGAGATGGATAACGCAGTTACCTTTTTCAGTGAAAATTATAACCAGAATATTAGCATAGATGATTATGCTGCCTCACGTGGAATGAGTGTCAGCTGGTTTATCCGAAACTTCAAAAAATACACAGGTTCTACACCAATGCAGTTTATTGTGGGAATCCGAATTAACAATGCCCAGATGTTACTTGAAACAACAACCTATTCCATCAATGAAATTTCTAAAATCGTCGGGTATGATAATCAGCTTTATTTCAGCCGGCTTTTCCACAAGCTGAAAGGATATTCCCCAAGAGAGTACCGAAAGATAAGAAACAAGTTGTGA
- a CDS encoding zinc ribbon domain-containing protein, with protein MDTKKIGAFLKQCRKEKNLTQEQLAEKFEVSARTVSRWENGDTVPNTDTLRLLSKEFDVSINTLLGEPRKLICQCCGMPIDDDSILGRDKDGTLNEEYCKWCYADGTYTYNDMDELIDVCVKNMVNENFTEEQAQSYLKEMLPKLDYWKRYDELRIISGNPRQFNYRDESANCAYLHS; from the coding sequence ATGGATACAAAAAAGATTGGAGCTTTTTTAAAGCAATGTCGTAAAGAAAAGAATCTTACACAAGAGCAGCTTGCCGAGAAGTTTGAAGTATCTGCAAGAACAGTTTCCAGATGGGAAAATGGAGACACAGTCCCAAATACTGATACACTTAGGCTTTTATCAAAAGAATTTGATGTTTCAATTAATACGCTTTTGGGAGAACCAAGAAAGCTGATTTGTCAGTGCTGTGGAATGCCAATTGATGATGATTCTATCTTGGGACGTGATAAAGATGGTACATTAAACGAGGAATATTGTAAATGGTGCTATGCAGATGGAACGTACACATATAATGATATGGATGAACTTATTGATGTGTGTGTAAAGAATATGGTAAATGAAAACTTTACCGAAGAACAGGCACAATCTTATTTGAAAGAAATGCTTCCCAAATTGGATTACTGGAAAAGGTATGATGAACTTAGGATAATAAGCGGGAATCCTCGGCAATTCAATTACCGAGATGAAAGCGCAAACTGTGCATATCTGCACTCATAA
- the galT gene encoding UDP-glucose--hexose-1-phosphate uridylyltransferase: protein MLSESIAKLVQYGITTGLTPECERNYTTNLLLDVFHEDDYEKPDNIEESVNLEATLGELLDEAVKRGLIEDSIVYRDLFDTRLMNCLMPRPGQVQKEFWDKYKESPKEATDYFYKLSQDSNYIRRYRVEKDQKWKVDSPYGEIDITINLSKPEKDPKAIAAARNVKSGSYPKCLLCPENEGYAGRVNHPARQNHRIIPITINDTPWGFQYSPYVYYNEHCIVFNCQHTPMKIERNAFIKLFDFVKLFPHYFLGSNADLPIVGGSILSHDHFQGGHYTFAMAKAPIEQHVVLPGFEDVEAGIVKWPLSVLRIRHKDSNRLVDLATHVLEVWRGYTDEAAFIYAETNGEPHNTITPIARKVGDIYELDLTLRNNIATEEHPLGVYHPHAEYHHIKKENIGLIEVMGLAVLPARLKGEMELLEKYILEGKDISSNEQIEKHAEWVKKFLPKYPEITKENIHGILQKEIGIVFTHVLEDAGVYKCTTEGREAFMRFLETL, encoded by the coding sequence ATGTTAAGTGAAAGCATTGCAAAACTGGTACAGTATGGAATTACAACAGGTCTGACACCGGAATGTGAAAGAAACTACACAACAAATCTTCTGCTGGACGTTTTTCATGAGGATGACTATGAGAAACCGGACAACATTGAGGAATCTGTTAATCTTGAAGCAACATTGGGTGAATTGCTGGATGAAGCCGTAAAAAGAGGACTGATCGAAGACAGTATTGTATACCGGGATTTATTTGATACCAGATTAATGAACTGTCTGATGCCGCGTCCAGGCCAGGTGCAAAAAGAATTCTGGGATAAATATAAAGAAAGCCCAAAGGAAGCAACCGATTATTTTTATAAACTGAGTCAGGACAGCAATTATATCCGCAGATATCGCGTAGAGAAGGATCAAAAGTGGAAGGTAGACAGTCCATACGGTGAGATTGATATTACCATCAATTTGTCCAAACCGGAAAAAGATCCAAAAGCAATTGCCGCGGCAAGGAATGTAAAATCCGGAAGCTATCCGAAATGTCTTCTTTGCCCGGAAAATGAAGGATATGCGGGACGTGTTAATCATCCGGCAAGGCAGAATCACAGGATTATTCCGATCACAATCAATGATACTCCTTGGGGATTCCAGTATTCTCCGTATGTATATTACAATGAGCATTGTATTGTATTTAATTGCCAGCATACTCCAATGAAAATCGAGAGAAATGCATTCATTAAACTGTTTGATTTTGTAAAACTGTTTCCGCATTATTTCCTTGGATCTAATGCAGATTTGCCGATCGTAGGCGGCTCGATTTTAAGCCATGATCATTTCCAGGGTGGACATTATACATTTGCAATGGCAAAAGCACCAATTGAGCAGCATGTGGTACTTCCGGGATTTGAAGATGTAGAGGCTGGAATTGTAAAATGGCCGTTATCTGTACTTCGTATTCGTCATAAAGATTCTAACCGTTTGGTAGATCTGGCAACACATGTGCTGGAAGTATGGAGAGGTTATACTGACGAAGCAGCATTTATTTATGCTGAAACCAATGGAGAGCCTCATAATACAATTACACCAATTGCACGTAAAGTAGGGGATATCTACGAATTGGATCTGACATTAAGAAACAACATTGCAACAGAAGAACATCCGCTGGGTGTGTATCATCCGCATGCAGAATATCATCATATTAAGAAAGAGAATATCGGCCTGATCGAAGTTATGGGCCTTGCAGTTCTTCCGGCCAGATTAAAAGGAGAGATGGAACTTCTGGAAAAGTATATTCTCGAAGGCAAAGATATTTCTTCAAATGAACAGATTGAGAAACATGCAGAGTGGGTTAAGAAGTTTCTTCCGAAATATCCGGAAATCACAAAAGAAAACATCCATGGCATTCTTCAGAAAGAGATTGGAATCGTATTTACCCATGTTCTGGAAGATGCAGGAGTATACAAATGTACGACCGAGGGAAGAGAAGCATTCATGCGTTTTCTTGAAACATTATAA
- a CDS encoding DUF2500 family protein, whose product MQSEAHVPWFRVVFEMTDGSLMEFQMQQGDFRELEKGDRGMLTYQGNRYICYQKYKFKSEAQEEEKC is encoded by the coding sequence ATGCAGTCTGAAGCACATGTACCTTGGTTTCGCGTTGTATTTGAGATGACAGATGGAAGTTTGATGGAATTTCAAATGCAACAGGGAGATTTTCGTGAATTGGAAAAAGGCGATCGAGGTATGCTGACTTATCAGGGAAATCGGTATATATGTTACCAAAAATATAAATTTAAAAGTGAAGCACAGGAGGAAGAAAAATGTTAA
- a CDS encoding IS200/IS605 family element transposase accessory protein TnpB gives MRTVSSYGVELRKQNIPIRQTLDIYRSAVSCLIEIYAQIWDELAVITEPKKRFNTAEHLVHTTKKNQARFDFDLRFPKMPSYLRRAAIQHALGSVSSYKTRMELWKKTDQKGGRPKLVCDNHAMPVFYRDVMYREDTEEKDGACLKLYDGHDWKWFRVSLSHTDMEYLRKNWAGKKAAAPVLEKRHRKYFLRFSYTEEVPLTKTPVKEQIICSVDLGLNTDAVCTIMRADGTVLGRKFIDFPSEKDRMYRVLGRISRFQRKHGSAQVKSRWAYAKRLNTELGRKIAGAVTGYAEENHVDVIVFEYLEIKGKISGRKKQKLHLWRKRDIQKRCEHQAHRRGMRISRICAWNTSRLAYDGSGTVVRDPGNHSLCTFQNGKRYNCDLSASYNIGARYFIRELLKPIPVTERSLLEAKVPSVKRRISCVYADLRELFLEMELLRAA, from the coding sequence ATGAGGACAGTATCCAGTTATGGTGTAGAATTGCGAAAACAAAATATCCCGATCCGCCAGACACTGGATATTTATCGTTCTGCGGTCAGTTGTCTGATTGAGATCTATGCCCAGATATGGGATGAACTGGCAGTGATCACAGAACCTAAAAAACGTTTCAACACGGCAGAACATCTGGTACATACCACCAAAAAGAACCAGGCAAGGTTTGATTTTGACCTGCGTTTTCCAAAGATGCCTTCTTATCTCAGAAGGGCAGCTATCCAGCATGCCCTGGGAAGTGTATCCTCATATAAGACAAGGATGGAACTGTGGAAAAAAACGGATCAGAAAGGCGGCAGGCCGAAGCTGGTGTGTGATAATCATGCCATGCCGGTATTCTACCGAGATGTGATGTATCGTGAGGATACAGAAGAAAAAGATGGAGCGTGCCTGAAACTTTATGATGGTCATGACTGGAAATGGTTCCGGGTCAGCCTCAGCCATACAGATATGGAATATCTAAGAAAGAACTGGGCAGGAAAAAAAGCTGCAGCACCCGTGCTGGAAAAAAGGCATCGTAAATACTTCCTGCGCTTTTCTTATACGGAAGAAGTGCCGCTTACAAAGACACCTGTAAAAGAACAGATCATCTGCAGTGTGGATTTAGGACTCAATACGGATGCAGTCTGTACCATTATGCGGGCAGATGGAACTGTCCTGGGAAGAAAGTTTATTGATTTTCCCAGTGAAAAAGACCGGATGTACCGTGTGCTGGGACGAATAAGCAGGTTCCAGAGGAAACATGGTTCTGCACAGGTGAAAAGCAGATGGGCCTACGCGAAGCGTCTTAACACAGAACTTGGAAGAAAGATTGCAGGTGCAGTCACAGGATATGCAGAAGAAAACCATGTGGATGTGATTGTGTTTGAGTATCTGGAAATAAAAGGAAAGATATCCGGAAGAAAGAAACAGAAGCTGCATCTGTGGAGAAAAAGAGATATCCAGAAAAGATGTGAACATCAGGCGCATCGCAGAGGGATGCGGATTTCCAGAATCTGTGCATGGAATACCAGCAGGCTTGCCTATGATGGGTCAGGAACAGTTGTCCGCGATCCGGGCAATCACAGTTTATGTACATTCCAGAATGGAAAAAGATATAACTGTGATCTTTCAGCGTCCTATAATATTGGAGCAAGATATTTTATACGGGAACTTTTAAAACCCATTCCGGTAACGGAAAGGTCTTTGCTGGAGGCAAAAGTCCCTTCAGTAAAGCGTAGGATCTCATGTGTATATGCGGACTTAAGAGAACTATTTTTAGAAATGGAACTCTTAAGAGCAGCATAA